The window TGAGGGTACGGTAAGTATTTTTTATGATGGCATCGATCCTTAATACTCCCCCATCAGGAACTTCCTTGACCAGTTTCTTCCACCCCTGGATCGATTTATCCATTTTCGAACGCTCGGCTGGCCGGGTCTCTACTTTACCTTCACGAACAACAAAGTCCGGGCCAACGATGACGCCTATGTAGTCCACCTCTAATCCCTGGCAGGTGTGGATGCACCCCACCTCGCTGACGGAGTCGGGTTTGATGATCCACGCCTGTCCGTCCGTTTCCAGGTTCCAAGTCGCCTTGTAGTCTCCGATTACGATGTCCTTCAGCAGCGGTTTCTTCTTGCTGATCCAGTCCCAGCAGTAGCCGGCTACCATCCGTGCCTTGTTGTTTTTGTTCTTGGCCTTTATGAGGTCGTGTAACTCTGATGGGGTGTCGATGATGCGAAAATCATATTCACGGATATCCAGGACTTCGTTGGCCGTCCTCCGGATCTGCAGGTTGTTGTCGAGCCAAGCCAGGTAGCCGTTGGAGCCGTTGCAGCGGAACTGGGACTCCAGACTCATCTCGACAACTTCAGCCCCAAGCTTCTTTGCCCAGTTGCGGATCGCTTCTTTGTCGCCAATATCTTTCAACGTGACCTTCTGGTCTTCATCGATGAAGAACACACTCAATTTGCTGGCATTGATGATCTCCTTGATCTGGTTTTCACCCAGGTGGCTGAACATGCCGGATTTCTCGTTCAAGCGATGCGCCTCGTCCACAATAAGGCAATCGAACGCATTGGGCGCAACTGCGTGGTATGAGCCGGAACCGGAGAACATGTTGGAAATATGCGTCTTCCGGAAATGACCGATGAGCTTTGCCTCATATACGAGCCGGGGGGCCGAGTTTCGGGAGACGTACTGGACAACGAATTCCCGTTCCGTGAGCGCCACAAGGAGGTTGATCGCCAAAACCGACTTGCCAGTGCCTGGTCCACCCTCGACGATCAAGACCTTTTTGGTATGCTCGGAAGCCTGCTCTGCCAGTCGTTTCGCCTTCTCGAACACCACTTTCTGGTCATCGATCAAAACGAATTCCCGGTTCCCTTTAAGCATCGACGCTAGTTCGTCGGCCAGTTTCTTGGAAGGTTTAATCTTCCCGTGTTCGATCCGGTACATGATCCGGGTCGAATCGCCGTATTTGACGTGGGTCTTAATGAACTGCTGGAGTTTCAGGGCATCGGGCTTGAGGAAGATCGGGGCACGTTTGATGTGATCGCTGTAGAAGGGATGGGTGATCACGCCATCGTCATCGTAGTTGTGCAGATAGGCACATGGGAAGAGCCCTATTTGTTCTTCCTGAACGGTCTGGTTAAAATCTTCAAGAAGACGCTTGTAAGACCAGGCTTGGTAGGAGGGATGGAGGACCTCGGTAGAGCCATGCTTGAACCGGGTGATGACGACTGCGTCACTTTGAGTTAATTCCGTCTTCTGCCACTGTTTCAGTTCTACGAGGACGGCCGATTCACGCTGGTCTCTGCCCCTCCCGGTCAGGATAAAGTCGATACGTTTTGAGGTCTGCGGGAGGTGGTACTCGATGGCGACGCCTGCATCATGGGGGATCTCGTCGTCATTGAGCACTCGATCCATATACTGCAGCGAGTGCATCCACGACTCGATTTCTGCTCTACCGGTGCTTCTCCCTGTTGCATTCCGGAATGCGTCAAAGATAATGCCGCCGATGTCATTGGTCATGACATCTTCTTTGAACCTAGCTTTTGTAGCGGAATAAACGATCAATGTTGGCCCCTCGGAATGCAGATATTGATCTACAACTTCGTGTACTTGGTGTTTTTCCCTTTCGCCTTTTCTACAGGATATTTCTTCTCACTCTTTTCGATCTTCCGAAGTAGAGCTTTGGTCAGATCAACCTCAAACCTTTGGGAAAACCGCAGCAAGAAAAAGAGGACATCGGCCAGCTCATCCTCAATATCACCTTTGACCTGCTGGTTGTCCAGCAACGCCATCGACTGTTCGTCCGTTTGAAAGCGAAAATGCTCTAACAACTCCGACGCCTCGGTAATAACACCGATGGCCAGATCCTTAGGGCCGTGGAACTGATCCCAGTCGCGGGCTTCGCAGAATATTCGGACAATATCGGCTAAGTCCTGTAGTGATCGTTGCTTTTCCATATTCAAACTCCTGCCAAAAGAGAACTTTGACCTGGCGGCCTTCTCAGTGAAAACCATTAGATTAGCTCCCCCTTTTTCTTTTTCTGCACACAAAACTGCTCGAACTGCCGCTGCGCCAGCTTCGAGGGAATGGTTTTGCCGTTCTCCCAGCGGTTGACCGTGGCGAAGCTCACCCCGAGGGCGTGGGCCAACTCCTCCTGGGAGAGCGCCAACTGCCGCCGCACCTCCTTGACCGTTTCAGGAAAGTTTTCGGGTTGGCGGATCATGGCCATTGGACATCTCCCGCTGATTGAACCAGGCGCAGCAGGCCGGGCGCGACGTTCCACTGGTGGCCATCGTCCGTGGCGACGCTGATGGTCTTCTTGTTAAGGCGCAGCACCCTGCCTTCCAGCATCCGGCCGTCAGGGGATTGGAAGCCGACTCGATCGCCCCTGGTGAAGCTGGTCATCAACGTGGTGGCGCGGGCTTGGGAAATGAGCTTGAGCCGCTCGACGATCAGCCGGTTGAGAAAGAGCAGATCTTCCTCCTTCAACCGCTTGATCGCCTCGACGGCGGAGACGCGGTCGACGATCTTGACGCTGCCGGGCTTCATGGCTGATCCTCCTGTTGGTGCACGCGAAGGCGCGAAGTTGATGTGTTTGTTGGCGACGCGTTGCAGGCCATTCTTCAGAAGTGATGCGCCAAAGTTGATGAGCAGTCCGAGGGGCAGGTTCATCAGGCGCAGGTAGGTCAGTAGCTGTTTGGGATGAACCGGGTGGATGTTTTCGACTGATTTCAGCTCAACGATCAGCTGACCATCGACCAGCAAACCCAGCCTAAAACCTTCATCGAGTGAAACACCCTGATACTGAATAGGAACCGGCTTCTGCCTCTCGACAGACAGGCCACGCTTTTCCAACATTTTGGACAGAATCGCCTCATAGGCCGATTCCGGCAACCCCGGCCCGAGATCACGGTGAAGTTGCAATGCCGCATCGACTACCATCGCGGCCACTTCCTCGATATCCCTTCGCGCATTCGCGTCTTCGCGTGAGGCATGAATCTCAGAGGTTGACCCGCTCCTGTTCGATATAGGGACGCATCTCCGGTCGCAGGGCCTTTTCGGTGACAAGGTCGACCGGACAGCCGAGCAGGTCCTCCAGGTAAAACTGCACGCCAAAATAGCGCTTGGAGGTGGCCGGGCCGTCGAAAGCCACCAGCACATCGACATCGCTGCCGCTACTCGCCGTATCACGGGCGGTGGAGCCGAACAGGGCCAGCCGGGTCACGCCGAAACGGGCCTGCAGCTCCGTCTTGCTATCTCTCAGCAGGGCAAGGGCACGTTGTCTGTTCATCGCTCAGCCTCCCAAGGCGGATTCATCTTCTGGGCTTTTGCGCACCCGAAACCACCGGGCGCACGAAGGCCATTCAAAACTACCCGACAATATAACATCTGCTATGCGGCGTACAACTCAAAATTCGAAGGAGTTCCAACAGATTTGAAACCGCTCCGGTAAATAAGCCACCAGAAGGCCAGCACGAAAAAAATTCAACCGCCGCTCGACACTTTCTCTGTCTCTCCGGTAAGTAAGGGCAGAATCCAAAACGAGGAGCCACCGACCATGGACATCAACGACCTGTTTGACGGAATCATGAAGAGTATCAACCAGTTTGCCTTTGATCCCGCCGAGCAGCGGTTGCAGGAAAAAATGCAGGAGTCCGGACGAGGTCCGGAGAATGAGGGTAACAATGCGGAGAATTTTCAGGCGAAAGAGAAGCGGGGTGTGATGGATTTCCCGAAACTGATCCTGTGGCCCTGCGGGCCAGTGGCGGGAACCGCCTACTACGTCAGGAACGTCCTGTCCCCTCCTGCGTAGGCTCCCCTTCGCTCGCTGACGCGGCCCTCCCTGGCCGCTTTTCAGCCACTGGCTGCGCTCGCTGCGCTTCGATTCCCGCGTCACAGTCACAACTAAAAAGAGGGTTACCCTGAAGGGTAACCCTCTTTTTAAATGGTAGAGGTGGCGGGAATCGCCATCTCCTCAATTTCAGCAGCCGAGAAATCATTTTGCCTAACTTGTTTTCTAAATGGTTTTGGACACTTATATCATTTGATGCAAGCCTATAGTGGTGGAGTTATCTAGTCAATTTTGTACCAAATGTACCACCCAAATGTACCACCTTATTTGGATATACTAGCGGGAATAACGAGAGAAGGCAAACCAGTTTCTTCCAACTACAGACCGTCTCCTTCACCTTGATTCGATTCCGACCTACCGGAATCAAATTGGCTCCAGAAATATCTCACGTAATGTTTCTAGGTACCATTTTTTCCAATAGAATAATCCTTTCCTAAGGCGATTGTCTTAGAGCTTAGAATCAGATGACCTAAAGGATCTATTCGATCAAAAATCATAATTTAGGACCTACCTGACACAAAAAGCCCGTTAGATGCAATTGGTAGCATGCCCCAACATATTAGCAATTACTATACCCCTAACTCAACCTTGACCTTTTCATTTAATCTGTCTACATTTACCCTGGTTTATTTTTATCGTTATTTAAAAGTTCTTGCTTAAAAGGAGTTAAGTAAGGACTGGAGTTAACCACCTAATATTATTATAGGAATTATGTTTTATTTTTTCGGAAATTGGCAATATTGTCTCTGTTAGACAATATTGGATTTTCGTTATCCACAATACATAACTCATTGAATTTCAATAATTAACGAAAAAGACGACGATGAAATACATTTTAAATCAAACAATTTCGAGCACTCACGAAGACTCCCAGGGGGAGAAAAATACCAAAGAGTTTCTGCTAGCTTTAGCAGAAAGATTCGGTGAAAGAATCCCTCTTCACCAACATCACGACATGCGGCTTGAAACCCTTGGGTATCTAAAAAATTTTAAAGTTGTTCCAGATGAGGAGTCTTCAGGAGAATGGCTTTTAAAAGCAGATGTTTATTTTTCCTGCGAAACCATAGATGAAGCATTAGGTGGTTTCAGTTATTCAATTACAGAACCTATCTCGGATAATTTTGATGTTGCAAAGTACCAAATTTATCTCCCTTGGCCGCATTATAATAATCAAGACCTTATTGACGAGTTGTTAAGCGAAGATAAAGATTTGGCTGTAGGAAAATGGCGAAAAAAAACTGTTGACCCCGACACTGTAGGCTTAATTTACAATGTGGCCATCTTCATGTTTGCTCCGCTCTGGACAAACGTTTACAACAACCACGTTGCACCAATGATAAAAAAACTTTTCTCAAAAACTCAAAACTTAAAAAGTAAAGGATTATCAATAGATTTCATTCAACAAGCTGGCGATTTCAAGGGAGAATTAATACAAATACAATTCATTCCAGATAGAGGCAATGAGGAAAAGTGCTTAAAAGAACAATTGGTGTATGAAGGCCTTAAAAAAGTTGAAAATTTTCTTAAAACAGGTCCAGATGCAAATACTGTTGGGATTGTTCGAGTAAAACTAATGTATGATATATTTATAAATCAATATAGATTGATACACGTACAATACAAGTCCGGTAAAGACAAGAGAATTCCATAAAAAAATTAAAAACCGAAAATTTTTGTCCTTATTTAAAAATCATATACAAAGCGGAAGCGTTACATATCAACCCTCATTATTATTAACTTTAACTAAAATGAAAAGATCAAAACACTTCACTCCTCCTCATCTTAAAAATATAGACTCGTCACTTCATTGCGGAATGGATTTACTTTCACCAAATTTCTTCAAGGTAGGTAATGAATTACTTACTCTCGCAACTTCCGAGGTAACAAAAAAAATGAAAGGGTCAAGTTTTGACTCTTGTAGATATTGTTTTCCTGCAATTATAATGTTCTGTACTGCTTTTGAATCATATTTAAATGAAACTATCGAGTTCAGCAGGACTCTTGCCATAAAACAGGACACTAATAACAAGGAATCGATTCTCAAAAGAATCGATGACATAAAAAAGGCAAAAGAAATTAAAGATAAGATAAAATTGTTTTACAAAGGATATGATTCAGAGGACGTTGGAATTGACACAAATGGAAGCACCTACCAAAATCTGATTGCACTATTTAGATTGAGAAATGAAATTATTCATTATTCTCCCGATATGACAGCAGGAAACAAATGGCCAATTCGAACAAAAGAAGCATTTTTTAAAAGTAATCCTAAAATAAAAGAGAATACTACCTGGACAACAACTTTTGGTGCGGTTAGCGTAGCCAAATGGGCACACGACACCACAATCGCTGCCATTCGCTTATTTGCCAAAATTTCCGGATCAC of the Desulfovermiculus halophilus DSM 18834 genome contains:
- a CDS encoding DNA/RNA helicase domain-containing protein: MTNDIGGIIFDAFRNATGRSTGRAEIESWMHSLQYMDRVLNDDEIPHDAGVAIEYHLPQTSKRIDFILTGRGRDQRESAVLVELKQWQKTELTQSDAVVITRFKHGSTEVLHPSYQAWSYKRLLEDFNQTVQEEQIGLFPCAYLHNYDDDGVITHPFYSDHIKRAPIFLKPDALKLQQFIKTHVKYGDSTRIMYRIEHGKIKPSKKLADELASMLKGNREFVLIDDQKVVFEKAKRLAEQASEHTKKVLIVEGGPGTGKSVLAINLLVALTEREFVVQYVSRNSAPRLVYEAKLIGHFRKTHISNMFSGSGSYHAVAPNAFDCLIVDEAHRLNEKSGMFSHLGENQIKEIINASKLSVFFIDEDQKVTLKDIGDKEAIRNWAKKLGAEVVEMSLESQFRCNGSNGYLAWLDNNLQIRRTANEVLDIREYDFRIIDTPSELHDLIKAKNKNNKARMVAGYCWDWISKKKPLLKDIVIGDYKATWNLETDGQAWIIKPDSVSEVGCIHTCQGLEVDYIGVIVGPDFVVREGKVETRPAERSKMDKSIQGWKKLVKEVPDGGVLRIDAIIKNTYRTLMTRGQKGCYVYFVDDETRRYFAERLQFGPAAESIIEKSILPSHEEAVDLPFRRLGSEEARPYVNCVPLYDLKVAAGGFSNEQQMDGCDWVELPEEFRPRKGLFVAQVVGESMNRRIPYGAWCLFREEKGGSRNGKVVLASHREIADTDTSCHYTVKIYESTKEIQDDGTWRHTSIILRPDSYLPGYEPIVLNEEQADDLRVIGELVAVLG
- a CDS encoding nucleotide pyrophosphohydrolase produces the protein MEKQRSLQDLADIVRIFCEARDWDQFHGPKDLAIGVITEASELLEHFRFQTDEQSMALLDNQQVKGDIEDELADVLFFLLRFSQRFEVDLTKALLRKIEKSEKKYPVEKAKGKNTKYTKL
- a CDS encoding helix-turn-helix domain-containing protein codes for the protein MAMIRQPENFPETVKEVRRQLALSQEELAHALGVSFATVNRWENGKTIPSKLAQRQFEQFCVQKKKKGELI
- a CDS encoding GxxExxY protein, translated to MVVDAALQLHRDLGPGLPESAYEAILSKMLEKRGLSVERQKPVPIQYQGVSLDEGFRLGLLVDGQLIVELKSVENIHPVHPKQLLTYLRLMNLPLGLLINFGASLLKNGLQRVANKHINFAPSRAPTGGSAMKPGSVKIVDRVSAVEAIKRLKEEDLLFLNRLIVERLKLISQARATTLMTSFTRGDRVGFQSPDGRMLEGRVLRLNKKTISVATDDGHQWNVAPGLLRLVQSAGDVQWP
- a CDS encoding nucleotidyltransferase family protein, with amino-acid sequence MNRQRALALLRDSKTELQARFGVTRLALFGSTARDTASSGSDVDVLVAFDGPATSKRYFGVQFYLEDLLGCPVDLVTEKALRPEMRPYIEQERVNL